AAGAGTACGCTGAGTAATGTATTGGTAGGACATCCGGCATACGAGGTGACTCGAGGTTCGGTCATTTTCGACGGGAAAGACCTTTTGGCGATGAGTCCGGAAGACCGGAGTCATGAAGGATTGTTCTTATCGTTCCAGTATCCGGTAGAGATTCCGGGAGTGAGTATGGTGAATTTTATGCGTTCGGCTGTAAACGAACAACGTAAATATAAAGGACTTCCGGCACTGACTGCCAGCGAGTTCTTGAAACTGATGCGCCAGAAACGGGAAGTGGTAGAACTGGATAGCAAGCTGGCAAACCGTTCGGTGAACGAAGGATTCTCGGGTGGAGAAAAGAAGCGGAACGAAATCTTCCAGATGGCAATGCTGGAACCGAAGCTGAGTATTTTGGATGAAACGGATTCGGGACTGGATATTGATGCGTTGCGCATTGTAGCGGAAGGGGTGAACAAACTGAAAACCCCGAATACCAGTTGCATCGTCATTACCCATTACCAACGTTTGTTGGATTATATCAAGCCGGATATTGTACATGTATTATATAAAGGCAAGATTGTGAAGACAGCAGGTCCCGAACTGGCATTGGAACTGGAAGAAAAAGGTTATGATTGGATAAAGAAAGAATTGGGAGAGTGAATATGAAGGCAGAACAACAGTATATTGACCTTTTCACACAATGTGAGGCATTGATTTGCCGGCATAGTGCGGAAGGACTGAATGCGCCGAGGGCAAAAGCTTTTGCCGATTTTGAACGGCTGGGTTTTCCTACGCGTAAGCAGGAAAAATACAAATATACGGAGGTTGGGAAGTATTTTGCTCCGGATTTCGGATTGAATCTGAACCGCTTGGAGTTTCCGGTAAATCCGTATGAGGTATTCAAGTGTGATGTGCCCAATATGAGTACTTCCTTGTACTTTGTTATCAATGATTCGTTTGACAAGCATGACCATCCTTCTGCACAATTGCCGGAAGGTGTGCTTTTCGGAAGCCTGAAAGAGCTGGCTGTGCAGCATCCGGATTTGATAAAAAATCATTATGGAAAGCTTGCCGATACATCGAAAGACGGGCTTACGGCGTTCAATACGATGTTTGCTCAAGACGGTGTGTTGATGTATGTCCCCAAGAATGTAGTGATAGAAAAGCCCATTCAGTTGGTGAATATTCTGCGTGCGGATGTTGATACATTGTCGAACCGCCGTTTGCTGATTATTTTGGAAGAGGGTGCTCAAGCTAAGTTGTTGGTGTGTGACCATGCCATGGATAATGTGAATTTTCTTTCTACTCAGGTGACAGAAGTCTTTGTAGGGGAGAATGCTTACTTTGATTTGTATGAGTTGGAAGAAACACATAACAGTACCGTCCGTTTCAGTCAGTTGTTCGTAGAACAGCAGGCAGGAAGCAATGTCTTGTTGAACGGCATGACGCTGCATAACGGGACGACACGAAACACTACCGAAGTGCAGCTTGTGGGACGTGGGGCAGAGATAAGTCTGTGTGGCATGGCGATAGCCGATAAGAATGAACAGATAGATAACCATACGACAATAGACCACAAGGTACCTGACTGTACCAGCAATGAACTCTTTAAATATGTGCTCGATGACCAGGCGGTAGGTGCATTTGCCGGTAAGGTGTTGGTGCGTGAAGGTGCCCAGCATACTTCTTCCCAGCAGACGAACCGGAATATTTGTGCAACCCGTGAGGCCCGGATGTATACCCAGCCCCAGCTGGAAATCTATGCGGATGATGTGAAGTGTTCGCATGGAGCTACGGTAGGGCAGTTGGACGAAAACGCCTTGTTCTATATGCAGCAGCGAGGTATTCCGTTGAAAGAAGCCCGCTTGTTGCTGATGTTTGCTTTTGTCAACGAGGTAATTGATTACATCCGGATGGATGCTTTGAAAGACCGTCTGCACCGTTTGGTAGAAAAACGCTTCCGTGGCGAACTGAACAAGTGCCAAGGGTGTGCGATATGTAAATGAGTTTTTTGAGTTTTTAAGTTTGTAAGTTCTTAAGTTGACGTGATAGGGATTTAAAACTTAAAAACTCAAGGACCCAAGAACTCAAAAACTCAAGAACTTAATATGTACGATATTTCAAAAATCAGAGAAGATTTCCCGATTCTTTCACGAACGGTATATGGGAAGCCTCTTGTATATTTAGACAATGGAGCGACAACTCAAAAGCCACGTTGTGTGGTAGAGTCAATTACCGATGAGTATTATTCGGTAAATGCCAATGTGCATCGGGGGGTTCATTTCCTTTCACAACAAGCTACTAATCTGCACGAAGCTTCGCGCGAGACTGTGAGGAAATTCATCAATGCCCGCAGTACAAGCGAAATCGTTTTTACCCGGGGGACTACGGAGAGCATCAATCTGGTGGCCTCCACTTTTGCGGACAGCCAGATGCAGGCAGGCGATGAAGTGATTGTGTCGGTCATGGAGCATCATAGCAATATTGTTTCGTGGCAATTACAGGCAGCCCGTAAAGGAATTGTATTGAAAGTAATCCCGATGAACGACCGGGGAGAATTGTTGCTGGATGAATACGAGAAGCTTTTTTCTCCACGTACCCGTATCGTGTCGGTAACTCATGTATCCAATGTGTTGGGTACGGTTAATCCGGTAGATAAATTAATAGAGATAGCGCATGCCCACAATGTGCCGGTCTTGATTGACGGGGCGCAAAGCATTCCTCATTTGCCGGTAGATGTACAGAAGTTGGATGCCGATTTTTATGTATTCAGCGGACATAAGGTATACGGACCGACAGGCATCGGTGTATTGTACGGCAAAGAAACGTGGCTTGACAAGCTTCCTCCCTATCAGGGCGGGGGAGAAATGATTAAGAATGTAAGTTTTGAGAAAACAACATTTAATGAACTGCCCTTCAAATTCGAGGCGGGCACACCCGATTATATCGGCAGTACAGCCTTGGCTAAAGCATTGGATTATGTGTCTGCAATCGGTATGGAGAATATTGAGGCATACGAACATGAATTGACTTCCTATGCAATGGAACGCTTGAAAGCAATTCCGGGTATGCGTATCTTCGGCGAAGCAGAGCAAAAAGGAGCGGTTATTTCATTCTTAGTCGGAAACATTCATCATTTTGATATGGGAACCTTGCTCGACCGGTTGGGCATTGCCGTCCGTACCGGACATCATTGTGCCGAGCCGCTGATGCATCGGTTGGGGATAGAAGGTACGGTCCGTGCATCGTTTGCGCTTTACAATACGAAGGAAGAAATAGATACTTTGGTAGCCGGTATTGAACGGGTAGTGAAAATGTTTTGATAAGAGCCTGTTTAAATTTTGCTCAGGTTAATTTTGCGAATTGTTTTCGAGGATGTTTTTCTGATTTTATGAGGAGGATAGCGGGCTATCTGACGAATAAAATCGGGAAAACAGACCGGAAACAAACGCAAAAGAACCTGATAGAATATTACTTTATTGGAAAATTTAAACAGGCTCTAAATGAAGAATGAAGAATGAGGAGTCTTGTTAACGACCTCTTATTCTTCATTCTTTATTTTTTATTTACCAAAGTCTTCATACATCATCAGCAGGTGCGAAGCACTCCAACTGAAGTGTGAAGCTTGAAGCAGTTCGCCATTATGTGTGCCATAATTTTCATGAATCGGCGCATCACCGGTCAGCCCTTGGCAACGGTCGAATACTTGCATTGTATATTTATCTGCTAACTCTTTGTAACCATAATTGCGTAATCCACGAATGGCTTGATACGTCTGGTCAAGCCAGATAGGACCTCTCCAATATCCGTTCGGGTCACATTTGGGATTGTCTGCAGCAGCTGTCGGGAAAGGAATATACGTTGAGAACTTGGTTGTGTCGGTCAACAGCACCAGTGCTTTTTCCATTTGTTCCTTGCTGGCTATCTTTGTCCAAAAGGGTGTATATCCTTCACATGCAGGCTCTGCAATGAAGCTGCCGTCAGCGATGCGTTTGTCACAGAACCATCCTATCTTGTCGTTAAAGAAATAATCAGCAACTTTATCGCTGTAGTCCGGTCCGTCGAAACTGCTTCCGATGAGTCCGGCGAACTTTTTCAGCAATTTGCATTCGTATGCTAAATACGCATTGAGGTCGACGCTTTCCTGATCAAGACTCCATGCATCGCTTCCGTTTTTCAGCATCTTGGCATTGTCGAAACGAATCGCATTGTCCATGCCGCTTTCCCATCCGGCTGCTTCCAGTGTTCCGTCGGTTGAGCCGAATTCACACATGCCGTTACGGTTATGGTCACGTTTTTGATACCACCATTTATAATAAGCGAGCAGCTGCGGATACATTTCTTTTACAAATGCGGTGTCTTGGTTGTAAGTGAAGATTTCGTCCACAGCCCAGCATACCAAGGGTGGTTTGCTGTCGCGTGCATTGTTCTCGGCGGAGTTGGTATAGATACAGTCGATAATCATGCCGTCCGGCTGCTGGTAATCAAACATGGCACGGATGTTATTTTTTGCCAGTTCAGGCGCAAAGCGTGCCAATGCTGCCGAGAAACGCCAGCTGTCCCATGCCCAAAAGCCAATGAAATAAGGTACGGCATGGCTGGGGATAACTCCTTCATGCAGAAGGCCTTCACGATGTGTACGCCAGTTAGAGATGAGGGTGACGGCTGATTTTACAGCTACACGGTCGTATTCATGCTTCATGTCTTTGCGTAAAATCTTTTGCAGGTAAGTTTGCCAGCGGTCGTCGTTCTTTTGCAGCGCCGCTTCGGTATTTTGAAGTAGGGCGATGCTTTTCTGTGTACCTGATGCCAATTCTTCGTTTGTAAAATAGAAAGAGATGGCTACATTGGTTTGGCTGCATTGCGCATCGGTTTGTGCCGTATAATTTTTGCCGTCGCATGTCAAGGTTACTCCCGGCATGAATGTCAGTTGTACGATTTCACCGTTGGGGTGACGTGCCGTAATGGTCTGATCTTCCTGTTCCAACCGGATATTGTTGTTCCAGTCTTTTCCGGTAATGATGAACCCCTTATCGGCATTGCTGGTGATTTGCAGCAGTGCTGTCGAACTGTTTATGAAATTCATACGTTGTTCGATGGTGCCGGTTTCGGAAGAGGAAGCCATGTATACTTCACCCGGAAAATAAGAAGTGGAATCCGGTGAAAGGCCATCTGCCCCGTTTTGGAAGTCAACGCTGACTGCTGATTGTGCAAACCAGATACGGTTGTCGATGCTGAACGGCCCGCAGAATCCGTTTACCCATTTATCTGCTTGTGGAATCATGAATCCCATCCAAGAGCCGGCATCCGTAAAGCATCCGGCACGGCGGACAGTCGAGTCAGGGGTAAGCGTTATGTTTAAGATGTTGCCGAACTCATAACGGAGGTCGGTATGTGCCTCTTGTACCGTCGGGCTACAGGCGGCAAGCCCAGCGGTAAGGCAAGAGAACAATAGGGTTTTGATTGTTGTCGTATTCATGGTGCTTGTGTTTGTTAAAACCATACTTTATGTGCTAATTCAGCAGCATCATCTTTGTTGCCTAACGGCTGAAGGGTGAAGCTGTATGTCCAGTCATGTGGAGTGATGGTATATTCCGGATGTACTTCCGCTCCCCATGTATTGTCTCCGCCTACGCCCATTTGCAGGTGGTCAATGTTCAGCCATACCATGTCTTTCTTTTCAATGCTGCCTCCATGCCGGCGTTCGATGTTGAAGGGACGGTACATGATGTCCTCCATCGGGAAATTCCAAGCGCTTACGTTTAACGGTTCTTCGCCGGTTACCAGCAAGCCTTCGCCTGCGGCATTGCGCAAAGCTACCCAGCGCACGTCACATTTGTTTCCTGTTTCCTGGGCACGTACATAGGGATGGTATTGTTCCCATACGGTTGCGTTGTATAAACCGATTGCTGCTCCGGTTTTTCGGTCGGCATAGTTTTCTTGCGGTCCTCTTCCCAACCACGTCATTTGTTCGTATTCGCCGGGCAAGACCATACGCATGCCTAAGCGGGGCATTTCAGGCAGTTGTTTTTTGCCTGCTGTGAATTGCATGGTTACGCCTACGACTCCATTGGGACGGATGCGGTAAGTTACGGTCAAAGCTGATTCCTGCTCTTTCATGTCATACATTGCAGTTACGGTTGCCAGTTGCTTGTCTGCGCTTTCTTCCAGACGGATGTCTTTTAATGTTGCGTTTTGTCCGGCATGTTTCCATGTCTGGCAGCGTGCTTCTGTACCGTTCGCTACATCATTGTCGGTCAGTCCGCGCCAGAAATTGGCTTGCAGGCCTTCTTTTACCAGATTCTTTCCGTTGTATTCCAATGCAGTCATCTCGCCGCTCTTCGTGCTGAAGCTGATACGGAAGTTGGTGCCGTTCAGTGTCAGAGCTTCCGGCGTGCGTTCGCTTTGCAGCGTACCGTTGACTGTTTCCATTGCAGATGCAACATTGCTGACGGGCAGTTGCCATTGTTCCATAGCGGCTACGTGTCCGGCTGGAATTAACGGAGTGTCTTTGCGCGTAATGGCTTCCAGTTTCAAGAAATATTCCTTATTTCCTGCCGGAAGGGTTTGCATCGGCAGTTCCACTTCACCTTTGCTTCGGGCTGGAATATAGGGGAAGTCCATAGTCCCGCCTTGTACAGCCTTTCCGTCGGCTTCTATCGTCCAACGCAATTGATAATCAGACAAGTCGATGAAGTCGAACCAGTTATCTACTTCAATGCGGTTTGCCGTAAACGCAACCGGTTTGAAATGAACGTATTGGTATACCTTCTTCACTTCCCAGATATGCGGATGCAAGCTGCGGTCGGAAGCGACAAGTCCGTTGGAGCAGAAGTTCGAGTCATTGGGCACGCCTACGAATCCCATATCGCCTCCGTATGCCCAGATGTCATGTCCTTTTTCGTCTTTCTTGGCAAATGTCTGGTCCACCCAGTCCCAGATGAATCCTCCCTGCAGTTGGTCATACTTGTAAATCAAGTCCCAATAGTCTTGCAGGTTTCCGGTACTGTTTCCCATAGAGTGTGCATATTCACAAAGAATCAATGGACGTGCATCCCGTTGGTTCACGTGTTGGCGCAGACGCCAGATACGGGCATACATCGGGCAATAGATATCCGAAACGCTTTCGTAGCCGCCTCCTTCATATTGCACCGGACGGGTCGGGTCGGTCTGTTTCGTCCAATGGTAAATGGTCTCGAAGTTCTTTCCGTAGCCCGATTCATTGCCGAGCGACCAGGTGACGATGGCGGTATAGTTCCGGTCGCGTTGCACCATGCGGCTCATGCGTTGCATGAATGCACCTTCCCAGTCGGGATAGTTGGCAAGCGTTTCGTCTTTGTGGAACATCATGCCGTGGCTTTCCAGATTGGCTTCGTCCACGAGATAAAGTCCGTATTTGTCGCACAGGCTGTACCATTCATACCGGTTCGGATAGTGGCAGTTACGCACCGAATTGATGTTGAACTGCTTCATCAGCCGGATGTCTTCTACCATGCTTGCTACGTCAATGGTACGTCCGGTAAAGCGGTTGTGCTCGTGGCGGTTCACTCCTTTGAACAAGACAGGGACTCCGTTGATGAGCTGTTGTCCGTTTTTCATCTCTACCGTACGGAAACCGAACGGATGGGCGAACGATTCCAGTGTTTTCCCTTGGGTGTCCGAAGCTGTTACGACCAGTGTATAGAGGTTGGGAGTTTCGGCGTTCCAAGGCAAGACATTCGGAAACATTTTTTCAATGGTAAATAAGGTGTCTGTTTCATTGCTGACGGTTTTTGTTTCGGCTATCAGCTGTTTGCCGGCAGCGTCCAGTATCTTCACGTCTACGCGTTGTCCTTGGCGCGGTTCGTTCAAGATGACGTCAAGGTCAAAATCTCCGTCTTTGTAGCCGTTTACCAGTTCGGCGGTCATTCGGAAGTCTTTCACACGGCTTTGCGGACGTGCATACAGGTATACATCCCGTTCGATGCCGCTGTATTTCCAGTAGTCCTGTCCTTCCATGTAGGAGCCGTCGCTGTAACGGAATACCTTTACCGCCAGTTTGTTTTTCCCTTTTTTCAACAGGTTGGTCACGTTGAAGTGTGCCGGCAGGCGGCTGTCTTCGCTGTAACCAGCCAGTTCTCCGTTTACCCAGCAATAGAAAGCCGATTCCACTCCTTCGAAGTCCAGGAAAATGTCCATGCCGTCCCAACCTTCGGGTACGGTGAATTCATGTACGTATGCTCCGACCGGATTGTAATCAGTAGGTACGTATGGAGGATTGGGTGGGAAAGGATAGCGCGTATCGGTATAGATAGGTGCGTCGAAGCCTTGAAGTTCCCAGCTTCCGGGCACTTGGATGTCTTTCCATTTTTTTGTGTTATATCCGGGCTTTTGGAAATCTGCCGGGCAAGCATCGTTGTTTTTCGAGTACAAGAATTTCCATGTGCCGTTCAGCGAGATGCGGCGTTCGGTAGCCGGGTTTACGTTGAAACGTTGTTCGTCGGGCAAAGCCTGTTGTGCGAGTGCTGCTTGTTCGCTGATGAAAGGCAGGAAATGTGCCGTCATCGGTTCACGGTTGATTTCATTGATACGTGCGTCCTGCCAGGGCTGGCTATTGTCAGCCCAAGCAGTAGCACAGATAAATGTAAGAATGAATGCAGTATGTTTCATGGTAATTTTAGTTTTATAAAGAACAAAAGAATGTTACTAAGAACGGTACGCTGAAATCCGTTACAAATCCGTGGAAGATAGACACTACAGCAAACTGCTGCCCTGCACATTGGGTGATGATAGGCAGGGTGGTGTCTGCCGTGGTGGCTCCTCCGGCGGATATGGGAGCCAGGTTGCCAAACCAGCGGACCAATAAGGGTGCGCACAACAGCGTGATAATTTCACGCAGGATATTCGACAGTAAGGCAATGGTGCCCAGTTCCGCTCCCTTGTATTCGGTAATGAAGATGCTTGATAGCGAATAGTAGCCGAAACCGGCTCCTACAGCCATACAGTCGGCTGCGCTCCGGTGCGGAAGCAACAGGCTGACCAATGCGGCTGCCGATACGGTTCCCAGTATCGTCATTATCGGAAGGAATATCAGCCTCGGATTCAAACTCCGGAAGTTTTTCAGTGTCTGAGGGTCGTTGCCGATGCTTAATCCCACGCTGAACATCAGGGCACACAACGTGTAAAAGCTGATGTCGGTCTTTGCGATGTCGAATGGAATGACGTGGAACAGTCCGCACACACATCCCAAGGCAAAAAACCCTACGATAATCAGACTGCCTTTCATGCCCGTCCTCCTTTCCTTTTATATAATAGGTACCACAAAGCCCAAGCGCAGATGCAGCTTCCGAGGATGGCTGCCAGGGTAATGACGAACGCTTCCAATCCGATGGTAGCAAGCCCTTCGATAATCTGGCGGTTGCCTCCTACTTCCACACCCAGCAGGAACAACAATATCCAGATAAGTGCGGTGATGACGTTGTGTATCCAGGTAAAACGGCTTTTGCGCAGCAGGAATCCGATGCACATGCCTCCCAACATGAGTCCGATAACTGTAAACATAATATGGATTAATAGTTATACATAAGGAAAAAATTGTCAGGATGCCCATTAGGAGCAGTCTGTTTATAAATTTGTTGAAGATTATCAGTTCTCCATTCTAATAACGGGCGAAAACTTCTAGTTGACATAAACTCTCTCCCATCAGGAGCTGTAAATGTCACATTGATGCCAAAAATAAAGTTATTTTTGATACCAAATGGTGTACCTGATCCATCTTTACTGCCATATAAATAAATAGCAGGCGGAACTTCTCTTGTATCGTTATTATTTAAATTCTTAAAATGAACTTTAAAGACAGGTGCTATACGTGCATATATATCATTGTAAATATGTTCACCTTGTGCACTATAATTCATACCTCCGCTAATAGAATTTTGATTTTCTTTATCTGTATATGAATCAGAAAATGTTCCAATTAAAGTTTCATAGTCACGTTTTAAATTTGTAATTTTATTAGATAAGTCAGGGTTAATGACTATATGGTAAATAGGAGTAGTGCCTCCATATGTCATAAATGTTGGACTACCAGATGTAAAAACTTCTTTCTTCCTTCCTAATGTGTTAAATTGAATTGTAGGTTGTTCTTCTACTCCCCATACACCTAAATTACCAACTTTATCTTTGTCTATACTAATAGCTATAGGAGAAAATCCTCCACCCACTATAGTTGTAATATCGCCTTTTAGTGTTACACTACCTTGTGTTGCAAATTTTAATTTATATTCTTCACCTTTTTTTTCTGAAGAAAATACTTTCTGTAAGAAATTTGCTCCAAGTTTTATTATGCTTCCAATATCAACGGATTTACTGTCTCTTTCGGAAATAGAAGAAGATAAAGTACGGGTGCTAGGAAAATTTTCCCATGCAACTTTAGATGATTCATCAGACAAATATTTTTCTGCGTCTTTCCCAGTGCCTTTTAAAACTCCGGATTGTTTGTCTGCACCTATAGTTATTATAGATCCTTCTGAACTTGAATTATAATTGCCTGATATTTCAATGTTAGATTCAATAATACCACATGGTTCAATATATAGAGTAGCATCTTCAAAATTTGGGTCGTAAGCTAAATCAACTTCAAAGCAGTTCCATCCTTTAGTAAAAGCTTTAGAAGGATTAATTGTAATATTACTACAATAGATATCTTGTATTTTATCAGATGCATTAATGGCTTTTGCATAGAGTCCTGTAAAAGCTAATAGATTTTGAGGCTTATCTATATGTACATGCCATAATCCTGTCGTCTGATTAAAATTTTCTTCTAAATAATAGAAGACTTTGAGTGTGCCACGATATATATTATAGAAAAAAAGATAGTTAAGTCCTTTTTCTTGGTTATTCATAGAATGTGCAATAAGATTCCACCCATCTTCTTTTTTTATATCCATGCTAAACTCATTTGGAACTGTTTTAGAAGAAATTTCAGGATTCCAAGGTGTATAAGCTGGTTCACCAGAAGGCAGTGTAATCTCTTGTACTGTTTCCCATGATGTGTCCAATTCACTATTAGAACGGCTCTCTGTTTTACTCAATGGATATGTTATTTGATACTCCCTATTGATATTTGATTCTTTTTGTATATCTGTTGTTTCTATTTCATTGTTGCAACTACAAAAGAATAGTAGGGTGCAAAATATTGTAGTTAGTGGTTTCATGCGTAAATATTTTTAATGTTAAATATTGAAAACAGCAGGAGCAATAGTGGCTAGCATTTTATGCGATCCTGCTGTTCATTTGTTGTTTAGTTTTTAATTTACATCATTATTGCTTTGGCTTTCCATTAATGGTATGGGTAAGAATTGGTCTTCACTGATGTTGAAATTACTTCTATCATCAGTTTTCATGGCTTCTTCCAGTTTGCCCCAACGGCGCAAATCATAGAAACGATAGCACTCCATTGAAAACTCTACTAAACGTTCGTGCTCGATTTGTGCTTTTACAGCTTCGTATGAGTTGCCTTCCATGGGTGGTAATTTGCCATGCACGCTTCTGATTTCATTGATTAAGTTAATGGCTTCAGTACGTCCGGCTTCTGTCCCTTGTTCGTTAAGGGCTTCAGCTTTCATCAGCATGACATTGGCATACCGCATTAAGGGTACATTGGTATAGACTGATGATTGGGCAAATTCTTCATACGTAGACGGCATTAGTTTTTTGAAGCAATAAGCCGTTTTAGAGCCGCTGGGGAAACAATCTGCATAGTTGTATTCTCCGAAGATGGAATTATCAGCTGCATAATATGCATCGTCAAATATCATCGAAGCGTAAGCACGGGCATCATATTGCGTATTGTTGTTGGCAATTTTTCCTTCTTTCAAGAATTCATTGTACATCATTGGACTGACTCTGATTTCATCCCAACCTCCCATGGAAGGAGCTGCTACCCAATAGTGCATAACGTGTTTGTGGTAAGCTCCATCGGAAGTAATATTGGTGAATTGCAGTTCAAATATAGATTCTTGGCAGTTCTTGTTCGTTCCATTAAACATGCTTTCAAAATCAGGCTCTAATGCTGCATGTTTTACATTATTGAATGCGGCAATGGCTTGACTTAAATAGGTGTCTTTCTTGTCTGTCTCTTCGTATGCACGAGTTAAGTACGACCAGCCTAAGTAAGCGTATGCTACGTCTTTTGTTACACGTCCTGTTTCAGTTGAAGGACGAGTCTCAGGAAGCAGATTTGCGGCTTTTTCAAGTTCGGTGCAAATGAAGTCCCAGCAATCAATACGCGGACTGATGGCTTTGTGTACTTGTTCTTCACTGGTTAGGTATTCGTCTCGGATAATGATGTCTTCCCAATTCAAAATGAGTTTGAAGTGATAATAAGCTCTTAAGAAAACGGCTTCTCCCATTAAATGGTTATAGTCTTCATCACTCATTTTTTCTCCGGAAGTTTGTACTTTATCGATACCGAAAATCACGTTGTTTGCATAGTTGATACCGTTGTAGTTATTCATCCAGTATTCCTTGGTCGTGGCATTTTCGTTGGTGTATGTATACTCATATAGGTCTTTCATGTCCGGATAGTTGTTGATGTCATCGCCTATAGCTACATCGTCACCACGGAAAGTTTCTACCGGATATTTGTGTTCGGCAAAACCGTAATTAGAAGTACGGTTTTCCAATTGGCCATATACAGCGGAAAGTCCGGCTTCAACGTCTGACTTGTCTCTCCAGTAAATTTCGGTGGAGAAATCAGGCGATTCAACTGTCAGAAAGTCATCGCATCCAGCAAATGCAAATGTCAATGCTAATGATGCCATATATAATATCTTTTTCATCTTGTATGCTGTTTTATAAATGATTAGAATGTTACTTGTAAACCTACTACATAGGAACGTGTGAACGGATAAACGAACGAATCTACACCTGTATTCAAGATGGAAGATGAGAATTCCGGATCGTTGCCTGAATAGTTAGTGATGGTAAACAGGTTCTCTCCGCTTACATACAGACGGCATCTTTCGATGTATAGCTTTTTCATCCAGTCAGTTGGGAAAGTATATCCCAATTGCAGTTGGCGCATACGGACGA
The Phocaeicola salanitronis DSM 18170 genome window above contains:
- a CDS encoding RagB/SusD family nutrient uptake outer membrane protein, with product MKKILYMASLALTFAFAGCDDFLTVESPDFSTEIYWRDKSDVEAGLSAVYGQLENRTSNYGFAEHKYPVETFRGDDVAIGDDINNYPDMKDLYEYTYTNENATTKEYWMNNYNGINYANNVIFGIDKVQTSGEKMSDEDYNHLMGEAVFLRAYYHFKLILNWEDIIIRDEYLTSEEQVHKAISPRIDCWDFICTELEKAANLLPETRPSTETGRVTKDVAYAYLGWSYLTRAYEETDKKDTYLSQAIAAFNNVKHAALEPDFESMFNGTNKNCQESIFELQFTNITSDGAYHKHVMHYWVAAPSMGGWDEIRVSPMMYNEFLKEGKIANNNTQYDARAYASMIFDDAYYAADNSIFGEYNYADCFPSGSKTAYCFKKLMPSTYEEFAQSSVYTNVPLMRYANVMLMKAEALNEQGTEAGRTEAINLINEIRSVHGKLPPMEGNSYEAVKAQIEHERLVEFSMECYRFYDLRRWGKLEEAMKTDDRSNFNISEDQFLPIPLMESQSNNDVN
- a CDS encoding lysine exporter LysO family protein, producing the protein MKGSLIIVGFFALGCVCGLFHVIPFDIAKTDISFYTLCALMFSVGLSIGNDPQTLKNFRSLNPRLIFLPIMTILGTVSAAALVSLLLPHRSAADCMAVGAGFGYYSLSSIFITEYKGAELGTIALLSNILREIITLLCAPLLVRWFGNLAPISAGGATTADTTLPIITQCAGQQFAVVSIFHGFVTDFSVPFLVTFFCSL
- a CDS encoding LysO family transporter — its product is MFTVIGLMLGGMCIGFLLRKSRFTWIHNVITALIWILLFLLGVEVGGNRQIIEGLATIGLEAFVITLAAILGSCICAWALWYLLYKRKGGRA
- a CDS encoding glycoside hydrolase family 2 TIM barrel-domain containing protein, with amino-acid sequence MKHTAFILTFICATAWADNSQPWQDARINEINREPMTAHFLPFISEQAALAQQALPDEQRFNVNPATERRISLNGTWKFLYSKNNDACPADFQKPGYNTKKWKDIQVPGSWELQGFDAPIYTDTRYPFPPNPPYVPTDYNPVGAYVHEFTVPEGWDGMDIFLDFEGVESAFYCWVNGELAGYSEDSRLPAHFNVTNLLKKGKNKLAVKVFRYSDGSYMEGQDYWKYSGIERDVYLYARPQSRVKDFRMTAELVNGYKDGDFDLDVILNEPRQGQRVDVKILDAAGKQLIAETKTVSNETDTLFTIEKMFPNVLPWNAETPNLYTLVVTASDTQGKTLESFAHPFGFRTVEMKNGQQLINGVPVLFKGVNRHEHNRFTGRTIDVASMVEDIRLMKQFNINSVRNCHYPNRYEWYSLCDKYGLYLVDEANLESHGMMFHKDETLANYPDWEGAFMQRMSRMVQRDRNYTAIVTWSLGNESGYGKNFETIYHWTKQTDPTRPVQYEGGGYESVSDIYCPMYARIWRLRQHVNQRDARPLILCEYAHSMGNSTGNLQDYWDLIYKYDQLQGGFIWDWVDQTFAKKDEKGHDIWAYGGDMGFVGVPNDSNFCSNGLVASDRSLHPHIWEVKKVYQYVHFKPVAFTANRIEVDNWFDFIDLSDYQLRWTIEADGKAVQGGTMDFPYIPARSKGEVELPMQTLPAGNKEYFLKLEAITRKDTPLIPAGHVAAMEQWQLPVSNVASAMETVNGTLQSERTPEALTLNGTNFRISFSTKSGEMTALEYNGKNLVKEGLQANFWRGLTDNDVANGTEARCQTWKHAGQNATLKDIRLEESADKQLATVTAMYDMKEQESALTVTYRIRPNGVVGVTMQFTAGKKQLPEMPRLGMRMVLPGEYEQMTWLGRGPQENYADRKTGAAIGLYNATVWEQYHPYVRAQETGNKCDVRWVALRNAAGEGLLVTGEEPLNVSAWNFPMEDIMYRPFNIERRHGGSIEKKDMVWLNIDHLQMGVGGDNTWGAEVHPEYTITPHDWTYSFTLQPLGNKDDAAELAHKVWF